From a single Methylosinus sp. H3A genomic region:
- a CDS encoding GIY-YIG nuclease family protein, whose protein sequence is MHDMDDDELLAALEISVEERKTGAFTPVQERVIAGFEDIVRFVREHGRRPSHGEDRDIFERLYAVRLDRLRDQGEFHDLLAPLDEFGLLSGGMDADQAPEPEGDEALLAELEIDEHADDITTLKHVKPHAEINAAEEVARRTPCADFDEFEPMFERVRAELDRGVRRTRRFQRDAEIKRGEFFILGGQLAYVAEIGEEFRTEQDRRNAKLRVIFDNRTESHGLLRSFQRALYKDDAGRRITEPEAGPLFDADNDDDPHELPSGDESGTIYVLRSRSSDTGIASKRAVLHKIGVTGNDVEKRISNAEMDPTFLMAGVEVVATYRLYHINRSKLENLIHRFFSAARLDIELKDRFENPVRPQEWFLVPLPVIDEVVHRIEDRTIVDFEYDLASASLKRIREER, encoded by the coding sequence ATGCATGACATGGACGACGACGAGCTGCTCGCGGCCCTCGAAATATCGGTCGAGGAGAGAAAGACGGGCGCATTCACGCCCGTCCAGGAACGCGTCATCGCCGGCTTCGAGGACATCGTTCGCTTCGTAAGGGAGCACGGACGGCGCCCGTCGCACGGCGAGGACCGCGACATCTTCGAGCGCCTCTACGCCGTGCGGCTAGACCGTCTACGGGATCAGGGCGAGTTCCACGATCTCCTCGCCCCGCTCGACGAGTTCGGACTGCTCTCCGGCGGCATGGATGCCGATCAGGCGCCCGAACCCGAGGGCGACGAAGCGCTTCTGGCGGAACTCGAGATCGATGAGCACGCCGATGACATCACCACGCTGAAGCACGTCAAGCCGCACGCCGAGATCAATGCCGCGGAGGAGGTCGCGAGACGGACACCATGCGCCGATTTCGACGAATTCGAGCCCATGTTCGAGCGCGTCAGGGCGGAACTCGATCGAGGTGTCCGGCGGACGAGGCGTTTCCAGCGCGACGCCGAGATCAAGCGTGGCGAGTTCTTCATCCTTGGCGGCCAACTCGCCTATGTCGCTGAGATCGGCGAGGAGTTCCGCACCGAGCAGGACCGCCGCAACGCCAAGCTGCGCGTCATCTTCGACAACAGGACGGAGAGCCACGGTCTGCTGCGGTCGTTCCAGCGTGCGCTGTACAAGGACGATGCCGGGCGCCGCATAACGGAGCCGGAGGCTGGACCACTCTTCGACGCGGATAACGACGACGATCCCCATGAGTTGCCGTCGGGCGACGAGAGCGGGACGATCTACGTGCTCCGTAGCAGATCGAGCGACACGGGGATCGCCTCCAAGCGCGCGGTGCTGCATAAGATCGGCGTAACCGGAAACGACGTCGAGAAGAGGATCTCGAATGCTGAGATGGATCCGACGTTCCTGATGGCCGGAGTCGAGGTCGTCGCGACATACCGGCTCTACCACATCAACAGGTCGAAGCTGGAGAATCTCATTCACCGCTTCTTTTCGGCGGCGCGCCTCGACATCGAATTGAAGGATCGCTTCGAGAATCCGGTAAGACCGCAGGAATGGTTCCTCGTCCCCTTGCCGGTCATTGACGAGGTCGTTCACAGGATCGAGGACAGGACGATCGTCGACTTTGAATACGACCTTGCTAGCGCTTCATTGAAGCGTATTCGAGAGGAGCGCTGA
- a CDS encoding DUF5615 family PIN-like protein, protein MKFLIDECLSPELTKLAHAKGHGESSHVVWLSRAGLKDWELKPIILGGDWTFVTKNSVDFRGPAKQPGAKGQYADVALHAGLVCLNGPSGMDLDMQIELFEHVLDELGADADLVNQVLEVTWEEDALHVWRYELPAVES, encoded by the coding sequence ATGAAGTTCTTGATCGACGAGTGTCTGAGCCCCGAGCTGACCAAACTCGCGCACGCCAAAGGACACGGCGAATCGTCCCACGTCGTCTGGCTCAGCCGAGCCGGCCTGAAGGACTGGGAGCTGAAGCCCATCATCCTCGGTGGGGATTGGACCTTTGTCACCAAGAACTCTGTCGACTTCCGGGGCCCGGCGAAGCAACCGGGGGCGAAGGGACAGTACGCTGACGTCGCCCTCCACGCTGGACTTGTCTGCCTCAACGGGCCATCAGGCATGGATCTGGACATGCAGATCGAACTTTTCGAGCATGTGCTCGATGAACTCGGAGCCGATGCTGACCTCGTGAACCAAGTATTGGAGGTCACCTGGGAGGAGGACGCTTTGCACGTCTGGCGCTATGAACTTCCAGCGGTTGAATCATAA
- a CDS encoding DUF433 domain-containing protein, with amino-acid sequence MGSVTDMLKPSEAAVVACVALRDVNRVIDEHILPEGFFSLDDGRRVTATACTLIAFYFDSAKHLTSEERLFAIREVASRLHRFRTRALASLIEEDWTVRDEFLTIDLAPFVRRTKERMERLAAAREIVVSDPDVLGGAPVVRGTRVPVHDVAASVAAGLKMDRILTAYPSLDSDKVELAAIYAEANPTRGRPKASDELPKGAAIVADRRVPRSRKAG; translated from the coding sequence ATGGGTTCTGTCACGGACATGCTGAAGCCGTCTGAGGCTGCGGTGGTCGCCTGCGTCGCTCTCCGCGATGTCAATCGGGTCATCGACGAGCACATCCTTCCCGAGGGGTTCTTTTCGCTTGATGATGGCCGGCGCGTCACAGCGACAGCCTGCACACTCATCGCGTTCTACTTCGATAGCGCAAAACACCTCACCTCCGAAGAGCGCCTCTTCGCGATCCGCGAGGTGGCGTCGCGCCTCCACAGGTTCCGCACTCGCGCCCTTGCGTCCCTGATTGAAGAGGATTGGACCGTGCGGGACGAATTTCTCACCATCGACCTGGCGCCTTTCGTCCGGCGGACCAAGGAGCGCATGGAGCGTCTAGCAGCCGCCCGCGAGATCGTCGTATCCGATCCAGACGTGCTCGGAGGTGCCCCGGTCGTGCGTGGCACGCGCGTTCCCGTTCATGACGTCGCCGCCTCCGTGGCGGCCGGCCTCAAAATGGATCGCATTCTCACGGCCTATCCCTCCCTCGACTCGGACAAGGTCGAGCTTGCGGCGATCTACGCCGAGGCAAACCCTACGCGGGGTCGCCCCAAGGCGAGTGACGAGCTTCCCAAAGGTGCGGCCATCGTCGCCGACCGACGGGTCCCTCGCAGCAGGAAGGCGGGATGA
- a CDS encoding DUF1778 domain-containing protein: MAAKAERKEHPISMRLPEADIAMIDRAAGLRGRSRTDFVREAAVRAAEEVLMENRLIRMSPEGFSDFMAVLSGPVKPAPEMVELAKRPVPWDPDYVAKS, translated from the coding sequence ATGGCCGCAAAAGCCGAACGCAAGGAACACCCAATTTCGATGCGCCTTCCAGAGGCCGACATCGCGATGATCGACCGAGCTGCGGGTCTGCGGGGCAGGTCGCGCACAGACTTCGTGCGCGAAGCCGCCGTTCGCGCGGCCGAGGAAGTGCTGATGGAGAACCGGCTCATTCGCATGAGCCCGGAGGGCTTCAGCGACTTCATGGCGGTTCTGTCTGGGCCGGTCAAACCGGCTCCCGAAATGGTGGAGTTGGCGAAGAGGCCCGTTCCTTGGGACCCTGATTACGTCGCGAAAAGCTAA
- a CDS encoding GNAT family N-acetyltransferase produces MVLSAPEPLTAVHDVSEFSCGKASLDHWLKTRALSNQEKGFTAVMVVHEEARVVAYYGLAPTAVVPNVLPRSIRTGQPPDPVPCLLLGQLATDIGWTGHGIGTGLLKHALERCVTAAALVGGRALVVNAVDDEASAFWRRRGFIPSRDDPLVLFRSIADIAASLAEARS; encoded by the coding sequence GTGGTCCTGTCGGCTCCTGAACCGCTGACCGCAGTCCACGACGTGTCCGAGTTCTCCTGTGGAAAGGCGTCGCTCGACCATTGGCTCAAGACCCGAGCGCTTTCCAATCAGGAGAAAGGGTTTACGGCTGTCATGGTCGTCCATGAGGAAGCCCGCGTCGTCGCCTATTACGGCCTCGCGCCGACCGCGGTCGTTCCGAATGTGCTTCCTCGATCCATCCGTACCGGCCAACCACCTGATCCCGTGCCTTGCCTATTGCTCGGCCAACTCGCAACCGATATCGGTTGGACGGGACATGGAATCGGAACTGGGTTGCTGAAGCACGCACTTGAACGTTGTGTGACGGCGGCGGCGCTCGTCGGAGGCCGTGCACTCGTGGTCAACGCCGTTGATGATGAGGCCTCGGCGTTCTGGCGACGACGCGGCTTCATTCCATCGAGAGATGACCCGCTAGTGTTGTTCCGTTCGATTGCGGATATCGCTGCTTCCTTGGCCGAGGCGCGTAGCTGA
- a CDS encoding DEAD/DEAH box helicase, with protein sequence MTASLPSVSMQAARTGASKKANELGMRVMQERAYEKRGEQYLLIKSPPASGKSRALMFLALDKLNNQGIRKAIIAVPERSIGGSFADEPLSKYGFYWDWVVAPKWNLCNAPGDDNGKVAPSKVKAVGDFLNSDDKILVCTHATFRFAVDDLGIEAFDGCLIAIDEFHHVSADQSNRLGAHLRDLIARDKVHIVAMTGSYFRGDAVPVLAPDDEAKFVPVSYTYYEQLNGYEHLKSLDLGYFFYSGSYLDSIMAVLDPSLKTIVHIPNVNSRESTMRGKIEEANEIMHALGEWQGEDPVTGFHLIKRPDGSILKVADLVEDDPAKRDRVIGALKDPAQRDNRDHVDIIIALGMAKEGFDWIWCEHALTVGYRASLTEIIQIIGRATRDAPGKSTARFTNLLAEPDASEEAVTAAINDTLKAIAASLLMEQVLAPRYNFTPKNAGPQEGYDYGENGYSDTGGNVGFNEETGQFHIEIKGLTMPQSPEATRICAEDINEVIAAFVQDKRTAERGLFDREGTIPEELTQLRMGAIVRERYPELDDADQEAVRQHAVAALNLTQQAKAVQANAPGGGDGEQRANLALIEGVRQFVNVRDLDIDLIDSINPFKTAYSILSKRMSEHSLKQVEEIIAAKKIKLTLEEARDLAKRAVRFKNERKRWPELSSQDAWEKRLAEGRLAFAKMMADAKKAESTDA encoded by the coding sequence ATGACCGCTTCCCTTCCCTCCGTCTCTATGCAAGCAGCGCGCACGGGCGCGTCGAAGAAGGCCAACGAACTCGGCATGCGCGTCATGCAGGAGCGCGCATACGAGAAGCGCGGCGAGCAGTATCTGCTGATCAAATCGCCGCCGGCGTCGGGCAAGAGCCGCGCGCTGATGTTCCTCGCATTGGACAAGCTCAACAACCAAGGAATCCGAAAAGCTATCATCGCCGTGCCGGAGCGATCCATCGGAGGCAGCTTCGCTGACGAGCCGCTCTCGAAATACGGGTTCTACTGGGACTGGGTGGTCGCGCCGAAATGGAACCTGTGCAACGCGCCCGGCGACGACAACGGCAAGGTTGCGCCCTCGAAGGTCAAGGCGGTCGGCGACTTTCTGAATAGCGACGACAAGATTCTCGTCTGCACCCACGCGACCTTCCGCTTCGCAGTCGACGACCTTGGCATCGAGGCCTTCGACGGCTGTCTGATCGCCATTGACGAGTTCCACCACGTCAGCGCCGACCAGAGCAACCGGCTCGGCGCGCACCTCCGCGACCTCATCGCACGCGACAAAGTCCATATTGTCGCGATGACGGGATCCTATTTCCGTGGCGACGCCGTGCCCGTCCTCGCGCCGGATGACGAGGCCAAATTCGTGCCGGTCAGCTACACCTATTACGAGCAGCTAAACGGCTATGAGCACCTGAAGTCGCTGGACCTCGGGTATTTCTTTTATTCTGGCAGCTATCTCGACTCGATCATGGCGGTGCTCGACCCTTCGCTGAAGACGATCGTGCATATCCCCAACGTCAACTCGCGCGAGAGCACGATGCGGGGGAAGATCGAGGAGGCCAACGAGATCATGCACGCGCTGGGCGAATGGCAGGGTGAAGATCCAGTCACGGGATTCCACCTGATCAAGCGTCCCGACGGCAGCATCCTCAAGGTCGCGGATCTCGTCGAGGACGATCCGGCCAAACGCGACAGGGTCATCGGAGCCCTGAAGGACCCCGCGCAGCGCGACAACCGCGACCATGTCGACATCATCATCGCGCTCGGAATGGCCAAGGAAGGCTTCGACTGGATCTGGTGCGAACATGCGCTGACAGTCGGCTACCGGGCCAGCCTCACCGAGATCATCCAGATCATCGGCAGGGCGACCCGCGACGCGCCGGGGAAATCCACTGCGCGGTTCACGAACCTGCTCGCCGAGCCTGACGCGTCCGAGGAGGCGGTAACGGCCGCCATCAACGACACGCTGAAGGCCATTGCCGCCAGTCTACTCATGGAGCAGGTGCTCGCGCCACGCTACAATTTCACGCCAAAGAACGCCGGGCCGCAGGAAGGCTACGACTACGGCGAGAATGGTTATAGCGACACGGGCGGCAACGTCGGCTTCAACGAGGAGACCGGTCAGTTCCATATCGAGATAAAGGGGCTGACGATGCCGCAGAGCCCCGAGGCGACGCGCATCTGCGCCGAGGACATCAACGAGGTCATCGCAGCATTCGTCCAGGACAAGCGCACTGCGGAGCGCGGCCTGTTCGACCGGGAGGGTACCATTCCCGAGGAGCTGACACAGTTGCGCATGGGCGCCATCGTGCGCGAGAGATATCCCGAGCTGGACGACGCCGACCAGGAGGCGGTCCGTCAGCACGCTGTGGCGGCGCTGAACCTGACGCAGCAGGCCAAGGCGGTGCAGGCGAATGCCCCCGGTGGAGGAGACGGGGAGCAAAGGGCCAACCTCGCGCTCATCGAAGGCGTGCGGCAGTTCGTCAACGTTCGCGATCTGGACATTGACCTGATCGACAGCATCAACCCCTTCAAGACGGCCTACTCGATCCTCTCGAAGCGCATGAGCGAGCACAGCCTGAAGCAGGTCGAGGAGATCATCGCGGCCAAGAAGATCAAGCTGACGCTCGAAGAGGCGCGGGACCTCGCCAAGCGCGCCGTTCGGTTCAAGAACGAGCGCAAGCGCTGGCCGGAACTCTCGTCGCAGGACGCTTGGGAGAAGCGGTTGGCCGAGGGCAGACTGGCGTTCGCGAAAATGATGGCCGATGCGAAGAAAGCCGAGTCCACCGATGCATGA
- a CDS encoding type IIL restriction-modification enzyme MmeI, translating into MRSRASRASRHEARGERPRNPNPFPSTRKPSPFETPARRQSRWRCARGYLEPKKSSTSPREPVKRCIIAANWFIKASHFCNSTRASAAFVATNSICQGEQVALLWPLLFKAGMKIIFAHTSFKWSNLASDNAGVTVVIVGLSKDERGAIIFSGSEARRVDVIGPYLVPGSTAVVTQRNSPISELGIMYLGNMAKDGGNLIMSLDRARLLVERHAVPQHFIRKFFGSEEIIHSRPRACLWLEEAEVEEAKNNPMVGQILDKVRTFRSSSKAPSTRAHASQPHKFVQLSASGGERAIIVPRVSSENRPYLPVDFFERGPVIGDKCLAIYDEPLWNMAILASRLHLIWIATVCSRLEMRFSYGNKIGWNTFPVPMLTEKNKADLTRCAEDTLLARENHFPATIADLYDPETMPEDLRRAHEKNDETLERIYIGRRFKNDTERLEKLFDLYTKMTAAQGAGSPKAKAAKKSKANS; encoded by the coding sequence TTGCGCTCGCGCGCATCCCGCGCCTCGCGACATGAAGCGCGGGGCGAGCGCCCCCGAAATCCGAACCCTTTTCCCTCAACCCGCAAGCCTTCGCCGTTCGAAACTCCGGCCCGCCGCCAGAGCCGCTGGCGCTGCGCGCGCGGTTATCTCGAACCCAAAAAATCTTCCACTTCACCGCGCGAGCCGGTCAAGCGCTGCATAATCGCGGCTAATTGGTTCATAAAGGCATCTCATTTCTGCAATTCGACCAGAGCATCTGCAGCTTTTGTTGCTACGAATTCTATTTGTCAAGGTGAGCAAGTTGCGCTCCTTTGGCCCCTTCTGTTTAAAGCAGGAATGAAAATAATTTTCGCGCACACCTCCTTCAAATGGTCCAATCTCGCAAGCGATAATGCGGGCGTTACCGTAGTTATTGTTGGACTGTCGAAGGACGAACGAGGGGCTATAATATTCTCCGGCTCTGAAGCCCGCCGTGTCGATGTGATTGGCCCCTATTTGGTTCCGGGTTCGACGGCGGTTGTCACTCAGCGTAACTCTCCAATTTCCGAACTTGGTATAATGTATCTGGGGAACATGGCTAAAGACGGCGGCAACTTGATCATGTCGTTGGATCGGGCGCGACTGCTTGTCGAGCGGCATGCTGTCCCCCAGCATTTTATTAGAAAATTTTTCGGATCGGAAGAGATTATTCATTCCAGGCCACGCGCTTGCCTTTGGTTGGAGGAAGCAGAAGTCGAAGAAGCAAAAAACAACCCAATGGTAGGCCAAATTTTAGACAAAGTTAGAACCTTCCGCTCAAGCAGTAAAGCACCGTCTACTAGAGCTCATGCCTCACAACCTCATAAATTTGTACAACTTTCCGCCTCGGGCGGGGAAAGGGCAATTATCGTTCCTAGGGTATCATCCGAGAATAGGCCATACCTTCCTGTTGATTTCTTCGAGAGAGGCCCTGTCATTGGCGACAAATGCCTTGCAATTTACGATGAGCCTTTGTGGAATATGGCTATACTAGCGTCTCGTTTGCACTTGATATGGATCGCTACAGTTTGCTCGCGACTTGAAATGCGCTTCTCGTATGGCAACAAAATCGGCTGGAATACCTTTCCAGTCCCTATGCTCACCGAGAAAAACAAGGCCGACCTGACGCGCTGCGCCGAGGACACCCTGCTCGCCCGCGAGAACCATTTCCCGGCCACCATCGCCGACCTCTACGATCCCGAGACGATGCCCGAGGATCTGCGAAGAGCGCATGAGAAGAACGATGAGACGCTCGAGCGCATCTACATCGGGCGCCGCTTCAAGAACGACACGGAACGACTCGAAAAGCTGTTTGATCTTTACACCAAAATGACCGCGGCGCAGGGGGCGGGCTCCCCCAAGGCCAAGGCGGCGAAGAAATCGAAGGCGAATTCATGA